The Devosia sp. MC521 genome segment CGGACATGATCATCGAGCTGCGCCTTGGCGAGGGCCGCCCATAGATCGTCCTCGGACGCCGTATCGCGACCAATGAGAAGATTGTTGCGAATGGTGTCGATGAACACGGGGCTGTCTTGGCTCAAAAGCGCGAAATGGGCGTGAACGTCCCGCGTGGCGAATTGATCGAGCGCGATCCCGCCGACCGAAATACTGCCTGAGGTCGGTTCGACCAAGCGCAGGAGTAGGCGCAAAAGCGTGGACTTGCCGCCGCCACTGGGGCCAATGACAGCGATGCGTTCGCCGGGCGCGATGGTGAGATCGATGTCGTTGAGAACCGGCTGGTTTGCTCCATAGCTGAAGGAGAGGCCCGTCAGAGTAATCGGGGCGTCGTTCGGCCATGCTTTGGGCACTGCCGGTTCGGCAATGGGCATATCGATATTGGCGAGGGCCTGTAGGCGCTCGGCAGCAGCCATGGCGGCCGTGGCCTTGGAGGTGCTGCGAATGATGACATTGGTGGCCTCAAAGCTGCCGATGACGGCAAGCAGGAGGGCAGCCATCAGCGGGGCGTCGATCGTGCCGGCTTGTAGTGCGACGAGACCGAACCAAAGCGTGCCGACAAGCGCGAGACCTGCCGCGATCTGGACGGCGAAGCTGCCGGAGGTGGTGTAGAGGCTGAGGCGCCGCTTCAGCGCGCTGGCTGTGGCGGCCGCTTCGGCGAAGCGATCCTGTGTCGTGCCAAGCGCGCCGAGCACCACAATATCAGCATGGCCGGACACAGCGTCGAGCACATTCATGCGCATGGCGGCGCTGGCTTCAACACTGGCACGACCGGCGCGGCGCGAGAGAGTGATCATGGCAAGGGGCACGAGTAGGGCTGCTGCGGCAATGCAGAGCCCATAGATGAGCGCAGCACCGGGCAGGAACAGCGCCAATATGACGGTCATCACCGTGCCTACGAAGAGCGCTGCGACCAGCGGGCCGATGCCGACGAGAAAGGCGGTGTCCAGCGCATCCACATCGGTGGTGAGGCGGCTGACGAGATCGCCATGACGCAAGGAGCGGTCGGGCAGGGGCAGGCGGGGGAAGAGGCTGGAAAAGAGCCAGCCGCGTAAATCCGACAGCAGCTTGAGGGTGGCATTGTGACCAACGAGGCGCTCAAAATAGCGCGCTAGAATACGCACGAAGGACAGTGCGCGAATACCGGCCGATGGCACGAACAAATTGAATGCCAGACCAAGCGTGGTCAGTGATGTGGCGGTGATAAACCAGCCGGACACGCCGAGCAGAGACACGCCCGCGATAAGGGTGACGAGCGCCAAGAGTAAGGCTGCCGAAAACGACTTCCATCGCTTCAGGAAGAGCGGGGCGAAGGTGAGGATGGCTTTCATGCGACGCCTTTCGCGCGGGCGGAGAGCGGCGCTTCAACAAGACCCGTGGGCGTGACGCGCCACGCTCTATCGAGATTTTTAGCAACGGCAGGCGAGTGCGTCGCGACGATGAGGGTGCGGCCGCGCGCATAGCGGGTAATGGACTGAATGATCTCTTGCTCGAGCGCCGCATCAAGGTGAGCGGTGGGCTCGTCGAGGATGATCAAGCCAGCATCGCGCAGGAAGAGGCGCGCCAGCGCGACGCGCTGTGCCTGACCACCCGAAATGCCTGCGCCGTCTTCGCCGATGATGGTGTCGAGACCAAGGGGCAGACCCGCCGTGAAGCCGAGGACACCAGAGAGTTCGGCGGCCTTTTCAATGTCGGCGCGGCTGGCGGCAGGGCGGCCTAAGGCCATGTTGTCCGCAAGCGAGGCGTGGATGATGCGTGGCTTCTGCGTGAGGATAAATGTGCGGCCGCGCAGGGATGGCTCGGACCACTCGCTCAACGGGCGGCCATCGAGCAGAATGTCGCCTTCGGCGTCGCGCAGGCCAACAAGGGCTTCGAGCAGGGTCGACTTGCCCGAGCCACTGGGGCCGAGGAGGGCAATGTGCTGGCCCGGCTCGACGCGGAGCGTGACGTGTTCGATGACGGCGCGCATGTGATCGGGTGTGCGCAGGGTGACGTTGTTCGCCTCAAGGGCGATGGGCTTGCCGGGGAGGGGCGCGTTGTCCGTGTGGTCGACGCGCTCGTCTGACAAAGTACCGAGATTGGCTTCGATCTCATTGAGCGCAGCCTTGGCCGAGGCACGATCATGATATTGCGCCGCCATCACACGCAGCGGGTTGTAGACCTCTGGCGCCATCAGCAAGAGGAACATGCCCAGCTGCAAGGTGAGGGGGCTCGTGCGCAGGTGGAGATAATCAATGAAGGTGAGGCCGACATAAAGCGCAACGCCCGCGACGCCGAGAGCGGCGAAGAATTCGAGGACGGCCGACGACAGGAAGGCAATGCGCAGGACCTTGAGCGTGCGCTGGCGCAGCGCTTCGCTGGCGGAGACGATGCCTTCGGTTTCAGCCTCTTCGCGGCCCAAGAGCTTGAGGGTGAGAAGACCACGCAGGCGATCGCTGAAACGGCCTGAGAGGTGGCTGAGGGCTTTGGCCTGACGGTCGGTCGCGACCTGCGCGCCCCAGCCGACAAGGGCCATAAAGATAGGAATAAGCGGCGCGCTGACGAGGAAGAGCACGCCCGCCACCCAATCGATGGGTAGAATAATCGCGCCAAACACCAGTGGCAGCACGATGCCCTGTGCCGAGGCGGAGATGTAGCGCGCAAAATAGCTTTCTAGCGCTTCGACCTGATCGACAATGGAGGCGGCGGCAAGGCCAGAGGCGGCAGAATTGGCCGCGCGAGGCGGTTTTGCCAGAAGCTGGCTGAAGAGCGTCTGACGGAGGTGAAGCTTGATCCGTTCAGCCGCGATGATTCCGGTGTGATCGGCGATTGCCGAAAGCCCTGCACGGGCCAGAACTATCCCCAGAAGAATGAAAATTCCTGGTAACAATGTGCTGATCGGTGCGACATTTTCGATGGCCTGACCCAGGGTTGAGGCCAAAATCCATGCCTGCCAGACCAGTAACACCCCTGCCAATATGGGTGCGGCGATAGACAGCCAAAGCGCTGCTCCCCCCTGTGTTTGCAGGAGTTTTAACGTGTGCGAGACCGAGTTTTCTGGCCGGCGTGCGCTGGGAGGGGAGCTGCGGGTCATGCGTTTGAACATACACGGCACTTTTCGGGGAGCATTGATCTGAATCAAGGTGTCAGATTTTAGATGCGTTACAGGACAGGCATTGGCGACCTTGCTTCCGGCCGCCCTAACGAAAGGCAACAATGCCATGATCGACATGTTGGTCGTTGACTTATCGCGATGGCAGTTCGCTGCCACCGCCATGTATCACTTCATATTTGTTCCCCTGACGCTCGGGCTCTCTTTCATGATGGCGATCATGGAGAGCGTGTATGTCATGACTGGCCGACAGGTCTGGCGCAAGGCTACCCTGTTCTGGGGCACGCTTTTTGGCGTGAATTTCGCCATGGGCGTGGCCACCGGTGTGGTTATGGAGTTCCAGTTCGGCATGAACTGGAGCTATTACAGCCATTATGTCGGTGACGTGTTTGGGGCGCCACTCGCCATTGAAGGCCTGATGGCCTTCTTCTTGGAAGCGACCTTCATCGGCCTGTTCTTCTTCGGCTGGGATCGTCTGAGCAAGGTGGGTCACTTGGTTGTGACCTGGCTGACCGCAATTGGCGCCAATTTCTCGGCGCTCTGGATCCTGGTTGCCAACGGGTGGATGCAGAACCCGGTTGGGGCCAAGTTCAATCCTGACACCATGCGTATGGAAGTCACCGACTTTATGGCGGTGATTTTCAACCCAGTGGCGCAGGCAAAATTCGTGCACACGGTAAGCGCAGGCTATCTCTGCGGCGCCATGTTCATTCTCGCCATTTCGGCGCTGTTCCTTGTGCGGGGCAAGCATGTCGAATTGGCCAAGCGTTCCGCTGTTGTGGCGGCAAGCTTTGGTTTGGCCTCGGCGCTGTCGGTGGTCGTGCTCGGTGACGAAAGCGGCTATGTCGCGACGGAACACCAGCACATGAAGATCGCTGCACTCGAAGCCATGTATGAAACCGAGCCGGCTCCGGCTCCGTGGTCGATCATCGCCTTCCCCGGCTCGAACGGCGAAGACGTTGGCTTCCACATCTCGGTTCCGTGGGTTGGTGGTCTGATCACGACGCGTTCGTTCGATCAGCAACTGCCGGGCATTCACGAACTGGTTGAGCGCGCCGAAGATCGTATCCGCATGGGTCTGATCGCTTATAACGCGCTGGCTGAAATTCGCGCCGACGGCGCGAACACCGATGCCCGTGCGGTCTTTGAAGAGACCTGGCCGGACCTTGGCTATGCTCTGCTGCTCAAGAAGTATCGCGTTGATGTCGAGAACGCGACTGCGGAAGAAATCGCGCTGGCTGCTGCCGACACCGTGCCAAGCGTATGGCCGCTGTTCTGGACCTTCCGCATTATGATGGGTCTCGGGTTCTTCTACATCGCCTTCTTCGCGTTGTGGTTCTACCGCGCGTCGCGGGGTTGGATCGACACCAACAAGCCGCTGCTGTGGTTCACGGTGTTCATGCTGCCAACGCCTTGGATCGCGATTGAAGCAGGCTGGTTCATCGCCGAGTTCGGCCGACAGCCTTGGGTCGTGGAAGGGGTTCTGCCCACATTCTACGCCGCCTCGGGTCTGAACGTGCTCGACCTAGTCCTGTCGCTGAGCTTCTTCGTGCTGCTCTACAGCGTGCTCTTGGTCATCATGATCATTCTGATGGTCAAAATCATCAAGGCAGGTCCGAAGGATCAGCTCTTCACTCCGGAAGAAGATGAGGACTACGTCATGGCTGCCCTTCCGGCGACCAAGGAAAACAAGGAGATCGTCGCATGAGCTCGATCCCTCTCGACTACGAAACACTCCGCCTGATCTGGTGGGTACTGCTCGGTGTGCTGCTGATCGGCTTTGCCGTGATGGGTGGCCGCGACATGGGGGTGGGCACTCTGCTCCCCTTCGCTGCCAAGAGCGATGAAGAACGCCGTATTTTGCTCAACCTGATCGGCCCGACTTGGGAAGGTAATCAGGTGTGGTTGGTTCTCGGTGGTGGCGCGATCTTTGCCGCGTTTCCTCCACTCTATGCGGTGAGCTTTTCGGGCTTCTACCTTGCCATGCTCGTTATCCTTCTGGCGCTGATCCTGCGTCCAGTGGGGTTCAAGTTCCGTGGCAAGATCGATAACCCGACTTGGCGCGCTGTGTGGGATTGGTGCCTGTTCATCGGTGGCTTTGTGCCAGCGCTGATCATGGGCGTGGCGGTGGGCAATGTGCTCTTGGGCGCGCCATTCCACTTTGACGACACCATGCGCATCTTCTACACGGGCAACTTCTTCCAGCTGTTGATGCCGTTTGCACTGCTGTGCGGCCTAGTCAGCGTTGGCATGATCAGTGCGCAGGGCGCGGCTGTTATTGCCGGACGCACCCAAGGGGCAATGGCAGAACGGGCGCGCATGTTCGGGCTCTATGCTGCTGTTGGAACACTGGTGCTGTTCGCGCTGGGCGGCTTCTGGGTTGCGTTCATGAGCGGCCATGTGGTGACCAGCGTGATTGACCCGGCAGCGCCGATCAACCCGCTCGCCAAGTCGGTTGAGCTGGTGCAGGGCGGCTGGATGCTGAATTACAGCAAATATCCTTGGATGGTGACTGCGCCGATTCTGGCCTTCGTGGGTCTGGTCGTGGCGGTGCTCGGTTTTATCGGCCGCAAGCATTTGATCACGCTCTTGGCAACGAGCGCGGCGATCTTCGGGATCATCTCGACAGCTGGTGTCTCGCTGTTTCCGTTCCTGCTGCCGTCCTCGACGGTTCCAGGCTCGGGCCTGACGCTGTGGGATGCATCGTCGAGCCATCTGACGCTCTTCATTATGCTGGTTGCGACCGTTATCTTCCTGCCCATCATCGTTGCCTACACCGCTTGGGTGTTCCGCGTGATGCGTGGTCCGGTTACGGCCGACAATCTCACCAAAAACCCCAACGCCTACTAGGAGCAGTCGTATGTGGTATTTTGCATGGATCCTCGGCCTCGGCCTGGCCTGCGCCTTCGGCATCATCAATGCCATGTGGTTCGAGATGAAGGACGACATTCGCGTGGCCCGCGCTGCGCGCATGGCTGAGACGAAAAGCGAGTAGGCAGGTCTAACTATCTGCCTGTAAATTAAGCAGGGCCGCACATCATGCAGATGATGTGCGGCCCTTTGCTATGGCGATTAAGGCGGGCTGCCTCATTTTTGCCGAGTTTCGCTGGGTTTTTCGAATTTACCCTTGCTTAACCAAGATTGCCCCATCACTTGCATCTAGTGCATAACGGATGTGCAGATTGGCCATCTTCTAATCACTACGACTTAGGTCTACATAGGGGTCATCAACCGAAGGGGAACCGAAATGAACATCGCAAAGAAGCTTTCTGACTACGCCCGCTACCAGCGCACTCTGCGTGAACTGAACAGCCTTGACAGCCGTCAGCTGAACGACCTGGGCATCACCAAGGGTGACATCAAGTCGATCGCACGCGGCACCTACGTAGCCTAATAAGCGAACGTCTCGGTCGCCCAAGGCGGCAGAGAAAAGACTATCCGATGAAGGCGTCCTGCAGGGCGCCTTTTGTCGTTTCTGGGGGTGGTCTAACGTGTCAGATCGGCGGTGACACAGTTGAGCGCTGAGACGAGATCATCGGGCTTGATGCGGATCTGCAATCCGCGCTGACCGCCATTGAGATAGATCTCGTCGTAGAGCGTTGCCATTTCATCAAGCGCCGTCGGCACCAGCTTGCGCTGGCCCAAAGGGCTAATGCCGCCGACCGTGTAGCCGGTGAGGCGCTCGGCATCGACGGGTTTCATCATATGCGCCGACTTGCCACCCAAAGCCGCAGCCAGCTTTTTCATATTCACTTCTTCATCCGAGGGGACGATGGCGCAGATTGGCTTGCCATCGAGCTCGGCCATGAGCGTTTTGAACACTTCAGCCGGTGACACGCCCATGGCTTCGGCCGCCTGCAAGCCCACGCGTTCCGCATTTGGGTCGTAGTCGTAGGTCGCGAGTTCAAAGGAAATGCCGGCTTTGGTGAGAGCGGCAGTGGCGGGCGTGGTCTTTGACATGGCCGTCGGCTGAGATGAGAAAGCGAAACAGTGGCCTCACTTTATGCGATCGGGGGGAATTGGCGAGGGGTTTTCGGCACGCTCATCCCGGATGGCGTCGAGCCCGATATCGCGGCGCAAATGCGGTGATAGAGGTTCAGAGGACATGTAGAGCGGGCCGGTGCCGCGCTTGCCCCAAGTATTGATGAACAGCAGTGCGGGAAGTTCGAGCAGTGCAAATGGAAGCATCAGAACATATCCTTGCCTTATGTCTTTGATTTGGTCATGCTCTGCTTTAGCGCGAGTATATCGCGATTTTCCAATTGAATGCCGGTGGGAAGGTATAAGGTGAGATTATGTCTGATATTCCGCCTCTGACCTCCGTACGGGCTTTCGAGGCTGTCGCGAGACAGCTCAGTTTTACGCGCGCCGCTGCAGAACTGGGCATGTCACAGGCGGCGGTGAGCTATCAGATCAAGCTCTTGGAGGAGCGGATTGGCGCAGCACTATTTGTGCGAAAAGCGCGGCAGGTGGAGCTGAGCGAAGTAGGGCAGCGCCTCGCGCCGGATGTGCTGCAGGCCTTCGATATCCTGCGCAATAGTTTTGTGCAGACGCATCAGCATGTCAGCGGGACATTGGCCATATTGTCTCTGCCGACTTTTGCCACGCGCTGGTTCGCCGCCAATATCGGGCTGTTTCAGGTGGCTCACCCCGACATTGCTGTGCGGTTCAACAGTCGGGTGGAGAACGTCGATTTCCAAAAAGACATGTTCGACGTCGGCATAATTGCGTCTTGGGGTGAGTTACCGGAGGGCGTGGTTGGGCACGAGCTGTTGCGGGCGGAGTTCACGCCGATTATGAGCGGTGACTTCATCGAAAGGCATCGCATTCGGGAGCCGAGAGACCTGCTCCGCGCGCCAGCGATTTCTCCAAGTGACCAATGGATTGGTCAGTGGTTCGCGATGATGGGCATTGACGACTATCCCGCAATGGCCCGGGGCGTGGTGACACTCGACACGCAAGTGTTGGAGGCGGCAGCGGCGGGGGCAGGGAGAGGCTTTGCCATGATTACGCCGGCGCTATTTCGCGATGACTTGGCGAGCGGGCGACTGGTACAACCCTTCCCCGAACTGGGCTGGGACGGGTGCACCTATCAGCTGGTCTATCCGCAGTCGCGACGAAATTGGACCAAGGTGAAGGTGTTTCGAGAGTGGATATTGGAGGCAACGTCGGTTTTGAGAGCTTAGGATGCTGCTGGCAGGCGAGGGCGTCGTTGTGCAGCACCAAGCTCGTCAGCCTCGGCGCAGAAACGCCAAGTTCGGGCCCGCTCGATCTTAGGTGGAATGCTGACGTAGGCTGTCTCTGACGCGCATAATCTATGCGTGAGGGAGGGCAGGGGTATGGACAGCGAAGAGCTTAATAGCATCATCGTTCGGGCCAAGGCTGCAAGCTATGTCGGTGGCGGGGCAAAGGTGACGCCATCTCGGCAGGGCGCAAACGAGATCGCATGAGAGGAGGGCGATTGGCGCTATCTTGATAGCTATTTCGGCGAACAGATTTTCTGGGGCAAGAAGTGCTCTGGCACCGCAATGAGCCGGTCTGGGCCATGAACTACTAAGGCTATATAAAGCGGCCGGATTTGATCGACGCAGGGCAGGCAGGCGCCATCATCCAAGACTCCTTATCGGCGCTCTACCGCAAAGGGCGGTTCCTCGGTGGCTTTGTCTGGCTCAGTGGCGGCTGCACCTATCAAGATCGAAACGACGGTGGGCCGGAGCAGTTTCGCGGGCGCGAGGCTATTCTAGTCGGTGGGGTGGAAGCCTATGCGCTGGAGTATTTTGGCGGGCTGGTGAAGGCCTAGGAGTGCCCCCTCCCCTTGGGCAGGGGGAGGGGAAGACCAAGTCCGGTCAGACGATGCCGCTTGAGCCGGCGGCGATTTCCGGGCGGATTTCGGCGACACGCTGGCGATAGCCGGAGGCACGGTAGGTGGCGAGGAGATCAATCGCGCCGCCTTGTTCGTAGCGCGCCATGGCGAGGATCGGCTCGACATCGGTGCGATAGGCCAGGCGCAGGGCTTGGGTCGCGCCGAGGGCGTCATTGCCGTGCTGGGCTTCGGTCAGGGCCTTGCGATCCACAAGCAGTGCTTGCGCATAGGCGCGCTGCACATCCGCGGCGGAGAGCATCAGGCTTTCGATCGGATCAGTGACATTGTGCGACTGGTCGAGCATGTGGGCCGGACGGAAATCGGAATATTTCTCTTCGGCGTCCACAAGCTCGTTGAAGACGAGGAACAGGCGGTATGGGTCGATGGAGCCCGCATCGAGATCGTCGTCGCCATATTTGCTATCGTTAAAGTGGAAGCCGCCGAGCTTGCCGAACTGGGCAAGGCGCGAGACGATCATTTCAATATTCACGTTGGGCGCATGGTGGCCGAGGTCGACGAGGCAATAGGCCTTGTCGCCCAACTCCTTGGCGATGAGGTAATTGGTGCCCCAATCCTGCACGACGGTCGAATAGAACGCCGGTTCGTACATTTTGTGTTCGGTATAAACGCGCCAATCCTCGGGGAGGGCCGCGTAAATCGCCTTCATTGAATTGAGGTAATGCTCGAACTGATTGGCGAAATTGACTTGGCCAGGGAAGTTGGAGCCGTCGCCAATCCAGACGGTGAGGGCCTTTGAGCCAATGGTTTTGCCGATCTCAATGCATTCGAGATTGTGCTCAATGGCCTGATTGCGGGTGGCGGCATCGGCGGCAGAGAGAGAGCCGAACTTATAGCTCTGCAACTGCCCGGCGGCATCGGCAAAGGTGTTGGAGTTCATGGCGTCAAAGCCGAGGCCAAAGCGGGAAGCGGCTTGCTTGAGACGGTTTGGATCGGCCTTGTCCCATGGAATGTGGAGCGAGACGGTGCGAGTTGCCTGGGTGAGCTGGGCGATAACCGAGCAATCTTCGATCTTGTCAAAGATATCGCGTGGTTCGCCCTTGCCGGGGAAGCGGGCAAAGCGGGTGCCACCAGTGCCAACGCCCCATGAGGGGACGGCAACGGAAAAAGCGGCGACTTTGGATTTAATCGCGTCGATGGAAATGCCGCGACGGTCAAGGCGTTCGCCAAGGCTGTCGTAGTCATTGCGCAGATCAGTAGAGCGCTTGGCGTTTTCGGCTTCGACGGTCGAAGCGGCGATGAGTTGTTCGGTCATGTGTTTCCTCCCTTGCGGCCTCTCTCCAGCCGCGGGGGTTTACCCCCACCCAACCTCCCCCTGTGAGGGGGAGGGGTTGTATCGAGTTTTGTTGCTGACTCTTGGAGCCAAGCTTAGCGCGGGAACGATTGGGCGTTGCCCGCGTCGACGTTGAGAATATTGCCAGTGGATTTGGCTGAAGCGTCTGAGGCGAAGAAATAGATCGCTTCGGCAATGTCTTCGGGGAAGACGGAGCGTTTCAGCATTGAGCGCTGGCGGTACATTTCCTCAAGACCGTCCTTGTCGGTCTTATAGGTCGAGGCGCGCTGTTCGAGCCATTCGCCAGCCCAAATCTTCGAGCCACGCAGAACGGCGTCTGGATTGACGACGTTGACACGGATCTGCGCTTCAGCGCCTTCGAGCGCGAGGCAGCGGGCAAGGTGGATTTCGGCGGCCTTGGCGGTGCAATAGGCGGCTGCGTTTGGCGAAGCGGCGAGACCATTTTTGGAGGCCACGAAGATGACGTTGCCGCCGATTTTCTGCTGACGGAACAGCCGGAACGCTTCACGCGAGACGAGGAAATAGCCAGTGGACAGGATGTCCATGTTCTTATTCCAGAGCTCGAGGGACGTGTCCTCAATCGGGGCGGAAGAGGCAAGGCCGGCGTTCGAGACGAGAATGTCGAGGCCGCCAAATTCGACCACGGCATGGGCAAAGCCTGCAGTGACCTGTTCTTCGCGTGTGACGTTGATATTGACCGGGCGGACCACATCGGCGCCGAAGACGGACGAGAGTTCGGCAATGGCGCTGTCGAGTGCGGTCTGGTCAATGTCAGCGAGGACGACGCAAGCGCCTTCGCGCAAGAGGCGAATGGCGGTCGCCTTGCCAATGCCGCCTGCGCCACCGGTGACGAGAGCGATCTTGCCAGCCAGCGACTTTGGCTTTGGCATACGAGCGAGCTTGGCTTCTTCAAGCAGCCAATATTCGATGTCGAAGGCTTCCTGTTCCGGCAGGCCCTGATAGGTCGAGATGGTGGACGCGCCGCGCATCACATTGATGGCGTTAACGTAAAACTCGCCGGAGATGCGGGCTGTCGCCTTGTCCTTGGCGAAGGTGAACATGCCAACGCCCGGCATGAGATAGACGACCGCGTTCGGGTCACGGATGGCGGGCGAGTTGTCGTGCTTGCAGCGCTCGTAATAGGCCGCGTAATCGGCGCGATAGGCCGCGATCTGATCGGCAAGACCGGTGATGACCGCATCAACGTCCGGATTGGCCGGGTCGAAATCGATGACCAGCGGACGGATTTTGGTGCGCAGAAAATGGTCAGGGCATGAGGTGCCGAGCGCCGCCAGAGGCCGCAAATTCTTGGAATTGACGAATTCCAGCACGGCGTCGCTGTCGTCGAAATGGCCGAGCTTAAAACTGTCCTCAGAGATAAAGCCGCGAATTTTCGGCATCAGCTTGGCGGCGATGGCGCGGCGCTCTGCGGCGGGAAGGGAGCTAGTGACAGCGCCACCAAAGATCACCTTGCCGGCAGTCTGGTTTTCAAACCACTCGATTGCCTGATTGATAATGGCAATGGTGGTTTCGTAGCAGCTTTTTGGATCGTCGCCCCAAGTGAAGAGGCCGTGGCTTTCAAGGATGACGCCCTTAGCGAAGGGGTTTTCATGGCAGAACTTTTCAAGCCATAGGCCAAGCTCGAAGCCCGGCTTTTTCCAAGGGAGCCAGCCGATGGTGTCGCCAAAGATCTGCTGGGTGAGTTCTTTGGAATTGCTGGAAGCGGCAATGGCGATGATCGCATCGGGGTGCATGTGATCGACATAGGGGCGCGGCACATAAGCGTGGAGCGGCGTGTCGATGGACGCGGCGCGCGGGTTGAGATTGAAGGTGGCGTGGGGAAGATAGCCGACCATCTCGTCTTCATGCTCAAGGCCGCGATAGAGCCCCTTCAGAGCGCGCAGCTTTTCCATATAGAGGGTCGAAAAACCATCGAGCTTAATGGAAGCATTGTCGCCACCGGAGCCCTTGACCCAAAGCACTTCAACGGTCTCGCCTGTGAGCGGATCTTTCTGCCAGATTTTGGAGGACGTATTGCCACCACCGAAATTGGTGACGCGCTTGTCGGAGCCCAAGAGATTGGAGCGGTAGACCAGACGTTCTGGCTCGCTCAGCGATGCGGCTTTGGCATCGTCCCATAGGTTTTCGAGGCGCTTCGGCACAGTGGACATGGCAATTTCCTCCCCAGAAGCGGCCCTTTCCTATGAGCCGCAATTCTCTTCAACTCGCTTCCGTGGGCATAACCCGTAGATGGACGCATTGTTCGCCGCAGAGCGCGGTCAGTCAGGGGTGAAAATAGTTCACCAATCCTGCAAGGTGTCAATCAGCTTCGATCAGAATCTTTCACGTGTGAATGGAAATGATCGAAACCTTGCGAATGATGATTGACTCTGCTTGGAAGAGGTGGAAGCACTAAGGGCAGGGAGAAACAACTTGCACGAAACCGAACGCCATCGCGTTATTCTGGCTGCTGCGCAATCGCGCCCCGTCGTGACGGTGGCGGAGTTGTGTGACATTACCGGTTCGTCGGAAGCGACGATCCGCCGAGATATTGCGGCGCTGGACGAGCAAGGCAAGTTGCGCCGGGTGCGAGGGGGCGCGGAAGCGCTGACCCCGCCAGCACAGGGTGGGCTGATGGGCCGCCCATTCTCGGTCAATGAAACGATCAATATCGCGCAAAAGCGCGCTATTGCGCGAGCAGCGGCAGAGCTGTGCGCCGATGGCGAGCCGGTGATTATCAACGGTGGCACGACGACCTATCAGATGGTGCATTATCTGATGGAAAAGCGGCTGAGTGTGTTCACCAACAGCTTCGCCATTGCCGAGTTTCTCATCCACAATTCGCGCAACTCGGTCGTCATTCCGGGCGGCACGATCTATCGCGAGCAAAACGTCATCCTGTCGCCCTTTGGTGGCGTGGTGGCGAGCCATTTTTACGCCAAGCGCATGTTCATCGGCTGTCAGGGGA includes the following:
- a CDS encoding LysR substrate-binding domain-containing protein — translated: MSDIPPLTSVRAFEAVARQLSFTRAAAELGMSQAAVSYQIKLLEERIGAALFVRKARQVELSEVGQRLAPDVLQAFDILRNSFVQTHQHVSGTLAILSLPTFATRWFAANIGLFQVAHPDIAVRFNSRVENVDFQKDMFDVGIIASWGELPEGVVGHELLRAEFTPIMSGDFIERHRIREPRDLLRAPAISPSDQWIGQWFAMMGIDDYPAMARGVVTLDTQVLEAAAAGAGRGFAMITPALFRDDLASGRLVQPFPELGWDGCTYQLVYPQSRRNWTKVKVFREWILEATSVLRA
- the rhaI gene encoding L-rhamnose catabolism isomerase — protein: MTEQLIAASTVEAENAKRSTDLRNDYDSLGERLDRRGISIDAIKSKVAAFSVAVPSWGVGTGGTRFARFPGKGEPRDIFDKIEDCSVIAQLTQATRTVSLHIPWDKADPNRLKQAASRFGLGFDAMNSNTFADAAGQLQSYKFGSLSAADAATRNQAIEHNLECIEIGKTIGSKALTVWIGDGSNFPGQVNFANQFEHYLNSMKAIYAALPEDWRVYTEHKMYEPAFYSTVVQDWGTNYLIAKELGDKAYCLVDLGHHAPNVNIEMIVSRLAQFGKLGGFHFNDSKYGDDDLDAGSIDPYRLFLVFNELVDAEEKYSDFRPAHMLDQSHNVTDPIESLMLSAADVQRAYAQALLVDRKALTEAQHGNDALGATQALRLAYRTDVEPILAMARYEQGGAIDLLATYRASGYRQRVAEIRPEIAAGSSGIV
- a CDS encoding bifunctional rhamnulose-1-phosphate aldolase/short-chain dehydrogenase, producing the protein MSTVPKRLENLWDDAKAASLSEPERLVYRSNLLGSDKRVTNFGGGNTSSKIWQKDPLTGETVEVLWVKGSGGDNASIKLDGFSTLYMEKLRALKGLYRGLEHEDEMVGYLPHATFNLNPRAASIDTPLHAYVPRPYVDHMHPDAIIAIAASSNSKELTQQIFGDTIGWLPWKKPGFELGLWLEKFCHENPFAKGVILESHGLFTWGDDPKSCYETTIAIINQAIEWFENQTAGKVIFGGAVTSSLPAAERRAIAAKLMPKIRGFISEDSFKLGHFDDSDAVLEFVNSKNLRPLAALGTSCPDHFLRTKIRPLVIDFDPANPDVDAVITGLADQIAAYRADYAAYYERCKHDNSPAIRDPNAVVYLMPGVGMFTFAKDKATARISGEFYVNAINVMRGASTISTYQGLPEQEAFDIEYWLLEEAKLARMPKPKSLAGKIALVTGGAGGIGKATAIRLLREGACVVLADIDQTALDSAIAELSSVFGADVVRPVNINVTREEQVTAGFAHAVVEFGGLDILVSNAGLASSAPIEDTSLELWNKNMDILSTGYFLVSREAFRLFRQQKIGGNVIFVASKNGLAASPNAAAYCTAKAAEIHLARCLALEGAEAQIRVNVVNPDAVLRGSKIWAGEWLEQRASTYKTDKDGLEEMYRQRSMLKRSVFPEDIAEAIYFFASDASAKSTGNILNVDAGNAQSFPR
- a CDS encoding DeoR/GlpR family DNA-binding transcription regulator; this encodes MHETERHRVILAAAQSRPVVTVAELCDITGSSEATIRRDIAALDEQGKLRRVRGGAEALTPPAQGGLMGRPFSVNETINIAQKRAIARAAAELCADGEPVIINGGTTTYQMVHYLMEKRLSVFTNSFAIAEFLIHNSRNSVVIPGGTIYREQNVILSPFGGVVASHFYAKRMFIGCQGIGSHGLMEADPMVVQSELALIGQADEVIVLADSSKFSGRSSLILCGLDRISTVITDGGIRDADRLMLEEAGVKLVIADAMGQAEPQGDAA